A single Candoia aspera isolate rCanAsp1 chromosome 5, rCanAsp1.hap2, whole genome shotgun sequence DNA region contains:
- the TSC22D1 gene encoding TSC22 domain family protein 1 isoform X2, whose product MDLGVYQLRHFSISFLSSLLGTDGSALSLDSSSSGASVVAIDNKIEQAMDLVKSHLMYAVREEVEVLKEQIKELIEKNNQLEQENNLLKTLASPEQLAQFQAQLQTSSSPASSQTQGTSLQPSQSAPQGSGPSA is encoded by the exons ATGGATCTAGGCGTTTACCAGCTCCGGCacttctccatttccttcctgTCGTCCCTGCTGGGCACCGACGGCTCTGCCCTCAGCCTCGACAGTAG CTCCTCCGGTGCCAGCGTCGTCGCGATAGACAACAAAATCGAGCAAGCCATG GATCTTGTGAAGAGCCATTTGATGTACGCAGTACGAGAAGAAGTGGAAGTTCTGAAGGAGCAGATCAAAGAACTCATTGAGAAGAATAATCAGCTGGAGCAGGAAAACAACCTGTTGAAAACTCTGGCCAGTCCAGAACAGCTGGCTCAGTTTCAGGCACAGTTGCAGACCAGTTCCTCCCCGGCGTCTTCCCAAACGCAGGGGACAAGCCTGCAGCCTTCCCAGTCTGCACCACAAGGCTCAGGACCTTCAGCGTAG
- the TSC22D1 gene encoding TSC22 domain family protein 1 isoform X4, whose product MDLVKSHLMYAVREEVEVLKEQIKELIEKNNQLEQENNLLKTLASPEQLAQFQAQLQTSSSPASSQTQGTSLQPSQSAPQGSGPSA is encoded by the exons ATG GATCTTGTGAAGAGCCATTTGATGTACGCAGTACGAGAAGAAGTGGAAGTTCTGAAGGAGCAGATCAAAGAACTCATTGAGAAGAATAATCAGCTGGAGCAGGAAAACAACCTGTTGAAAACTCTGGCCAGTCCAGAACAGCTGGCTCAGTTTCAGGCACAGTTGCAGACCAGTTCCTCCCCGGCGTCTTCCCAAACGCAGGGGACAAGCCTGCAGCCTTCCCAGTCTGCACCACAAGGCTCAGGACCTTCAGCGTAG